AAGCGGCATCCTCATAAAGCATTTTTTCAACCTGCTGAAGTATGGCAGCACGTTTTTTAACGTCTGTTTCAGACTGAGCAGCGATGACCAGCTTGTCGACTTCAGGGTTACAGTAGTTACCGCTGTTGTACTGTCCGTAGCCTGTTTCTTTGTTCGGACACATCAGAAGAATCTCAGTATAGTTAGCAGAATCTTCTGTATCCGGGTGCCATCCGATCATCTGAATGTCAGCAACCTGTGCGTCGAACTGATCCCAGAACTGAGCTTTCGGCATAGTTTTCAGGTTGACTTTGATTCCTATTTTACCAAGCATAGAAGCGACAGCCTCTGCAACTTTCTCATCATTAACATATCTGTTGTTCGGAGCTATCATAGAAACTTCAAAGCCTTTTTCATAGCCTGCTTCTTTCATAAGCTGCTGGGCTTTTTTGAGGTCATACCTTGGCTCCAGACTCTCAACATAGCCGAGATAGCCTTCAGGCGCCTGCTGCCCTGCTGCTGTTGCCTTCCCTTTCATGATCTTCTGAGCGATGCCTTCATTATTAACAGCGTATACCATTGCCTGGCGAACTTTTTTGTTTCTGAAAGCTTCAACACGCTTCTGGTTAATCTGAAATGTAATAACACGGCTTCCGCTCATTGTTGCCAGCTGAAGCCCCTTTGTGCTTTCAATGCGAGGGTAATCCTGTGGAGGAACCGGCATTATGAAATCCACGTCACCGGAGAGCATCGCTGCAACTCTTGTTGCATCATTTTTAATAGGTGTAAGCACTATAGTGTCAACATTTCCTTTGTTTTCCCAA
This window of the Denitrovibrio acetiphilus DSM 12809 genome carries:
- a CDS encoding ABC transporter substrate-binding protein, whose amino-acid sequence is MRKLIMLFVLALTMALTAQVQAKTLRLAMDADPVSLDPHVQLSGGMLQYSHLVFDPLVRWTKDMTFEPRLATKWERISPTVIRFHLRKGVKFHSGNDFTAKDVVWTIARLKKSSDFKGLFEPFVGGKVIDDYTVDIITKEPYPLLLNMATYVFPMDSEFYTGTDEKGMDKGAIVKTDHSFANLNESGTGKYYVKEREQGVKVVFQKFDQYWENKGNVDTIVLTPIKNDATRVAAMLSGDVDFIMPVPPQDYPRIESTKGLQLATMSGSRVITFQINQKRVEAFRNKKVRQAMVYAVNNEGIAQKIMKGKATAAGQQAPEGYLGYVESLEPRYDLKKAQQLMKEAGYEKGFEVSMIAPNNRYVNDEKVAEAVASMLGKIGIKVNLKTMPKAQFWDQFDAQVADIQMIGWHPDTEDSANYTEILLMCPNKETGYGQYNSGNYCNPEVDKLVIAAQSETDVKKRAAILQQVEKMLYEDAAFIPLHWQHLSWAGLEGMNILDIVNVMNFPYFGDLIMK